The genomic segment TCGTAGAAGCGGACCTTGCGCTCGGGCAGGCTGACCACGGGCTGGAGATAGAGATCGACGCGGTTCTGCTCCAGTCCCTGTTGCGTGATCTCGAGGATTTCCTCGTTGGATAGCGACTTGGCCAGGGCGGCCGGCGCCGCCGTGCGGATGCGGTCGCCCAGCGGGCCGTCGCTCTTGACCTGGCGGCGGCTGCGGCTGCGCTCGGCCAGGCGCTCCAGCAGCCCCTGCATGGTGTGCATCTCGGCCACCATCTGGTCGGAGTTCCAGCCCTCGGCCTGGTCGATAGTGGCGCGGACCTCGGTCAACGACTTCTCGGCGGCCACCAGCCGGCCCTTCAGCGCCGCCAGTTGCTCGCCCGCCCGGCTGAGCGCCGCCTGGGTTTGGCGCCCCTGCCGGCGGCGGTTGAGGGCCTCTTGCAGCAACACCGCGGCAAGGAACAGCAGCGCTCCCAGCAGCGCCGCGATAAGCGGCGCCACACCGGCCACCTGGGTCAGGCCCGCCCCCAGCGCCAGGGCGGCCAGGGCGTAGGCGGCGATCAAGGCGATTTGAGTGATGGCTGTGATGGTGCTCTCGTTCCTTGCCGGGGCCGGGTTCAGGCCTTGATACAGAAGAAAATGCCGGCCGTCACTTCTCCGCTCAACCGGCGTCGAGGCCCACGGCTTCGCCGACATGGGCAAAACCGTCGGCTTCGAGCAACGCCGCCAGTTCGCACTTGAGGCGGCCGATCAGGCCGGGTCCCTGGTAGACCAGGGCGGTATAGAGCTGCACCAGCGAGGCGCCGGCCCGGATCTTGGCATAGGCGTGGCGGCCGTTGGCCACGCCGCCGACACCGATCAGCGCCAGGCGCCCGCCGGTCAGGCGGTAAAAGCGGGCCAGCAGCGCCGTCGAGGGCTCGAACAGCGGCGCCCCGCTGAGGCCGCCCGCTTCGTGGCAATGGCGGCTGCGAAGCCCTTGGCGGGCCAGCGTGGTGTTGCTGATGACGAGGCCGTCGACGGCCCGCGCCAGCACCACCTCGGATATGGCCTCGGCCTCGCCCTCGGCAAGATCGGGCGAGACTTTCAAAAAAAGCGGCACCGCCGTGGTGCGGGCCGCCAACAGGCGGTCCAAAAGCTCGGCCAGCGCCTCCCCGGCCTGCAAGTCCCTAAGGCCGGGCGTATTGGGCGAGGAAACGTTGACGACCAGATAATCGGCCAACCCCTGCAACCTTTTCAGGCCGCTGACATAGTCGCCGACGCGGTCGTCGCTGTCGCCGTTGGCCCCCAGATTGACGCCGACGATACCCTGCCTCTGGGGACGCGGCCGCGCCTCCAGGCGTCTGGCGAGATGCTCCAGGCCCCGGTTGTTGAAGCCCATGCGGTTGATCACGGCCCGGTCCTCGAGCAGGCGAAAGAGCCTGGGCCGCGGATTGCCGGCCTGGGGGCGGGGAGTGACGCTGCCCACCTCGGCGAAGCCGAAACCCAGTCCCAGCAGCGCGTCCGGCACCTCGGCGTCCTTGTCGTAGCCGGCCGCCATGCCGATGGGGTTGGCGAAATCGAGGCCCAGCAGGCGACACGCCAGCCGCGGCGAATCGAAGGCCGGCGCCCGCCACAAGCCCGTGCCCAGCGCCTTGATCGAGAGCCGATGCGCCGTCTCGGCATCGAGCCGGCGCAACAGCGGCCAGGCCAGGCGGTAGAGACCGCTCATGCCTCGAGCTCGACCGGCTCGGCGCAGGCGGCATCGTCGTGGCGCGGGTTGTTGAGACGCCGCGAGACCGGCGTGGCAACCAGATCGGGTGAGCTTGCGTCCTGCACCAGGGCCAATAATTGGTCCGGCGAAGATGCGCTTTCGCCCAGCCAGGAGGCATAGTCATCGGGCGAGAGAATTGCCGGCATGCGCTGGTGGATGGGCCGCACGGCAGCGTCGGCAGCCGTCGTGATGATGGTACAGCTTTCCACCGCCGCGCCGCCCTCGGGCGGCATCCAGCGCTCCCAAAGCCCGGCGAAGGCAAACAGCCCATCGTCGCGCCGCGCCAGGCGATAGGGTTGCTTGCCGTCTTTCATGGCCAGCCATTCGTAATATCCGTCGGCCGGCACCAGGCAGCGCCGGGCCCGGAAGGCGGCCCGGAACGAAGGTTTTTCCCCTACGCTTTCGGCCCGGGCGTTGATCAGGCGGGCGGCGATTTTGCGCTCCTTGGCCCAGGACGGCAACAGCCCCCAGTGCACCATGGCCAGGCGGCGGCCCTCGCCACCCGGGTTACGAACGATAGCCACCTCTTGGCTCGGGGCGATGTTGTAGCGCGGGGCCAAGTTGGGCCGATCCTCGACACCGAACAATTGGCGCATGGCTTCGACGGGAGAGGTAAAGGCAAACCGGCCGCACATGGCGCGACCTTATCAGATCAACGCCTCGGCCACCTGTCCGGCGGTCTCGGCAATCGCCTCCGCGGCCGCATCGACGACCTTGCCCATGGTGATGAAGCCATGGATCTGGCCCTCGAAGCAGCGGTACGTGGTGGCCACGCCGGCCGCCCGCAGGCGCTCGGCATAGGCCCGGCCTTCGTCGCGCAGGGGGTCGAACCCGGCGGTCAGAACAAAAGCCGGCGGCAAGCCTGAAAGGTCATCCGCCAGCAACGGCGAAGCGCGCCAGTCGGTCTGGTCCGCGGGACCGTTCAGGTAATGGTTCTGGCACCACATCTGCATCGCCGCCGTGAGCAGATAACCTTCGCCGAATTCCTCGTGGCTGGGGGTGTCGCGCAGCATGCTGGTGGCCGGGTAGATCAGGGCCTGAAAGGCAATGTCCGGCCCCTGCTCGCGGGCCAGCAGGGCCACCACGGCGGCCAGGTTGCCGCCGGCGCTGTCGCCGCCCAGCGCCAGCCGGCCGGCCTCGACGGCCCGGCCGCCGGCTCCTGCGGCGAGCCAATCGACCACCGCCTTGGCATCATCGACGGCGGCCGGGAACTTGTCCTCGGGGCCCATGCGGTAGTCCACCGAGCAGACGGCAAAGCCCCCGGCGTTGGCGAGTGCGCGGCAGACCACGTCGTGGCTTTCGAGATCGCCGAAGACCCAGCCGCCGCCGTGGTAGTAGACCAGCACAGGCAAGGCCTGATTTTCGGTGCTGCCGGCCGGACGGTAGAAACGCAAGGGAATCTCGCCGCCCGGCCCGGGCACCCGCAGGTCTTCGGAGAGCGCCACCTCAGGCACCTCCGGCGTCACCGCCGCCCGGGTCTCGCGATATTGCTGGCGGGCGGCATCGGGCTCCAGGGTTTCGCTCTTGGGCCGGCCCGCGGCCTCGGCCTGGGCAATGGCGTCCAGCACCGCTTGGGCTTGGGGGTCGATGGTCATGAACTGCTCCCGGACAAGGTGGCGCCATGTTCCGGCGATGATCGCCTTGTGTCAACGGACCGCTATGGCAGCTCGCCATTCGTGCTAGCCTGAATATATTCCCAGGCAAAATTCGGGGTATTTGCATGTTGAGCCACGGCGGTATCTGGAAGGCCATCGACGCCTTGGCACGGCACAACCAGCTCTCGGCCTCGGGGCTGGCGCGCAAGGCGGGCCTCAACGCCACCACCTTCAATCCCAGCAAGCGCACCACCGGCGGCGGCCGCCCTCGCTGGCCCAGCACCGAAAGCGTGGCCAAGGTGATCGAGGTGACGGACTGGTCGCTATCCGATTTCTTCGCCTTGACCGAGGAGGACCCTGGTCTCAAGGCCCCCCGCCGGGTGCCGCTGCTGGGCCTGGCCAAGGCCGGCGACAAAGGCTATTTCGACGACGCCGGCTATCCCGCCGGCCATGGTTGGGACGAGGTCGTGGTGGCCGATATCAATGACCCCGGCGCCTACGCCCTCGAGATCAGCGGCCACAGCATGGTGCCGGTCTACCGTGACGGCGATGTCATCGTCGTCTCGCCGGCCAGCCGCATCCGGCGCGGCGACCGGGTTGTGGTGA from the Alphaproteobacteria bacterium genome contains:
- a CDS encoding EAL domain-containing protein: MSAKPWASTPVERRSDGRHFLLYQGLNPAPARNESTITAITQIALIAAYALAALALGAGLTQVAGVAPLIAALLGALLFLAAVLLQEALNRRRQGRQTQAALSRAGEQLAALKGRLVAAEKSLTEVRATIDQAEGWNSDQMVAEMHTMQGLLERLAERSRSRRQVKSDGPLGDRIRTAAPAALAKSLSNEEILEITQQGLEQNRVDLYLQPVVSLPERKVRFYETFSRIRNDQGNVILPEQYLSLAAEQGLLADIDNMLLFRCVQLIRRAQIDKLTVGFFCNLASESLNDNEFFPQFIEFMRANAALADNLVFELAQSDIMNAGIERNLKALARLGFTFSLDKVSDLSFNFAGLAKRGFRFLKVPSAVLRDRANYEDLPFHIDDYKNAVNRAGLQLVAEKVEEESEVIDLLDLGIDLGQGFLFGEPRPSREVSA
- a CDS encoding quinone-dependent dihydroorotate dehydrogenase codes for the protein MSGLYRLAWPLLRRLDAETAHRLSIKALGTGLWRAPAFDSPRLACRLLGLDFANPIGMAAGYDKDAEVPDALLGLGFGFAEVGSVTPRPQAGNPRPRLFRLLEDRAVINRMGFNNRGLEHLARRLEARPRPQRQGIVGVNLGANGDSDDRVGDYVSGLKRLQGLADYLVVNVSSPNTPGLRDLQAGEALAELLDRLLAARTTAVPLFLKVSPDLAEGEAEAISEVVLARAVDGLVISNTTLARQGLRSRHCHEAGGLSGAPLFEPSTALLARFYRLTGGRLALIGVGGVANGRHAYAKIRAGASLVQLYTALVYQGPGLIGRLKCELAALLEADGFAHVGEAVGLDAG
- a CDS encoding SOS response-associated peptidase; the protein is MCGRFAFTSPVEAMRQLFGVEDRPNLAPRYNIAPSQEVAIVRNPGGEGRRLAMVHWGLLPSWAKERKIAARLINARAESVGEKPSFRAAFRARRCLVPADGYYEWLAMKDGKQPYRLARRDDGLFAFAGLWERWMPPEGGAAVESCTIITTAADAAVRPIHQRMPAILSPDDYASWLGESASSPDQLLALVQDASSPDLVATPVSRRLNNPRHDDAACAEPVELEA
- a CDS encoding alpha/beta hydrolase, yielding MTIDPQAQAVLDAIAQAEAAGRPKSETLEPDAARQQYRETRAAVTPEVPEVALSEDLRVPGPGGEIPLRFYRPAGSTENQALPVLVYYHGGGWVFGDLESHDVVCRALANAGGFAVCSVDYRMGPEDKFPAAVDDAKAVVDWLAAGAGGRAVEAGRLALGGDSAGGNLAAVVALLAREQGPDIAFQALIYPATSMLRDTPSHEEFGEGYLLTAAMQMWCQNHYLNGPADQTDWRASPLLADDLSGLPPAFVLTAGFDPLRDEGRAYAERLRAAGVATTYRCFEGQIHGFITMGKVVDAAAEAIAETAGQVAEALI
- a CDS encoding helix-turn-helix transcriptional regulator, with the protein product MLSHGGIWKAIDALARHNQLSASGLARKAGLNATTFNPSKRTTGGGRPRWPSTESVAKVIEVTDWSLSDFFALTEEDPGLKAPRRVPLLGLAKAGDKGYFDDAGYPAGHGWDEVVVADINDPGAYALEISGHSMVPVYRDGDVIVVSPASRIRRGDRVVVKTREGEVMAKELRRKSAARFDLHSLNQQAEDRLLPVGEVDWMARIVWVSQ